GGTTTTCAAGCTTCAGGAATAGCAGGATCCCATGAAATCTGTATGCTTTAAGATGAGTACCATTTTGAAACTATTTGCACTGCTTACAAGAGTTGTGTAATTATGGTAGTATCCAGAAACCAGGGAAAAAAGTAATCAAATACTGAAATGTTAAAGGCAAGCTTTTGTAACTTGTGAATTCACTTGGTATGCAGTCATCCCAGCAGGCTCTGGGTGTAGAGATAAACTCCAAGGTCAGTGGCAGATGAGTGCTGATGGTTTCTGAATGGCATGATTTGAGTAACTATCTCTGTAGTTTCTGTAATCCTGTTAAAAAACAATTCCTCTGCTTCAGGATATTTTAAATACAATAGGCCATCAGTCTACAGAAATCACTGCTGATGCCTTCAAAGTCTTTGATCAGTTTATCAACAATGTTATTTGAATCAGTCACTCTGCAGCTTACCTTTTCCTGTTTCTAAAAATATGAAGAGAATATTAAGATGTTGTTTCTATTTTAggacttttttaaaatgatggtTAGAGATTTGACTTATTAGAGATTTAATTGGAATGCACCTGAACACAGTAGTCAGCTGGGTTAAAGATCAAAGTGCTATTGTCATTGCTTCAGAACTTCCTAGATTGATTGAGCAGCAAGCTTTCCTCTTGAAATCACAAAGTGTTGAGGTTTACCTGAAGTTTTAAGTAAAAGAACACAGGTTTTAACTCTTTCAGCTCTCTGGATATATATATTTCAACAGTCTTTCTGCattgtttcttctgctgctaGGTATTCAAAATTTCTCCTATTTACCCTGTGACTTAGTTGATAGTGGGACCATCTCTTCTGTGTATGAACTATGAGTAGCATGGATGACTTTCTTATTTTGAGTACACGTGTTTGGTCAAATTTTTTAAGGTAGCACAACTCTATAACTTTCTTATTTTGAGCCAATGCATTTGGTGAGACTTTTTTAAGGCAGTGGAGGAAGATAACCAAATCAAGTGCCATGCAGTGCATGTTTTCCAGATGTCCTTTGCACTTGAATGCATATCCCGACACTTTAGAACACAATAAAACTCACCAATAGaatcaaaactgttttaaagaagTAACATTTTATTGACTTGTCTGAAGTTTGCCAggttacaaaatggaaaaaaaactaaTGTAGCAAAAAGTTATGCATTAGCAATAGGAAAAACCTTCCTCCTAAAAGCCTACAATAGTTCTAGCGGAGGAGGGTGTTTGTGTAATGACAGTACATGTTTATTCCTGGGGATCACTGACAACAGCAGTGGTTGAATAAGAGAAAGGACTGAGGAGAGCGGCAATGGTATAGTGGCGGTGACCAGAATCATTAGCAGTGAACACcacctggaaaagagaaaacttgTGATCACGATCAACAACATACATTCAAAACTACCTTATAAAGAATTAGGAAGCACACTCCATTTCCTCTGCAGAATACTTTGCCAGTTCTGTCCAGTCAATGATCTTACCCTTCTGAAGGGTAATGCTCCCTGTTACTTTGTGATGTTCACTGACAACTGAGAAATTTGTGAGATTTGGATCAAGGTCCACAAAAATCCTTGGCTGCAGTGAAGCTAGGTGGAGATACCTACACCTGAGTCAGGCAAACTAGTCTGTGATGTGGAATGGAAAGTTGAAGGGGAGGTATCTCAAACAACCAGTAAGACAGACAGCAGGTGAAACCACATCTAGTGAACTTAAATACAACCTCTGTGTGAGGTGTCTAAGCATGGTAGGCAGTTGGAGCCCAAAGCTGCTTTCTGTACTTCAGTGCCTCACTTCTGTTTTTAACACAGCTGTTGATGGGTCAGTTCTTGTGTTAAGAACTGAGTGGCTAGACTTGCCAGAACAAGGAGACCCCCTTGTCCTAAGATAATTCAAATTTGCTGCTCTCCAAATCAGTCCCTGGAACTTGGGACACCCAGTTCCCAGGAAAGTGTCACTTGGGTTAAGCTCCCACTTTCTTTTGGCTCTCTTTAGCCAAACCATCTTCTGAACCATGATGTACTTTCTACAAGAGGACTAGAGAGTTCCTTCCTACATCCTGGTCCTGCCAGAGTCTAAGCTGCTGGGATGTGAGGACTGTAGGCTTCAGTTACCTTGTACACAGACAGGCATTGAACTCAGCCCACTTCTGAGGCTAATTTgttgacctgtagcctattacgTCAAAGGAAAGTTTCTTCAACAGCCTAGCTGGAACAGTATCAACTAGGCACTTTTAAACACCTTTTGAGGTGAAGCCCTTGCATAGGACCCAGCAACTTTCAGACATCCAAATGGTTAGGGAATATTTTTGAGGATTATTTATTTGACCTAAATGACCCAAGCTGCACCTCAGACTTCTATGGATCTGGGCCTCAGTCATTTGTTTTAGTCTTCCACAGAGTTTCATAAACTTGTGGTTTAAAATGTTCTACAACACAATCTGTAGCCATTCCAGACTACTTAATTTGGGGAAACTTAAATTTAATGGCAGATTAAGCCTGAAGAATTTAAAcgattttttttgaagtgttaaGTAAATGTAATAGAATAGAGCATATAATAAATCAGTGTAGGGCTGAAAGCAAAGGGAGGCATAAGACATGATTATATTGCTGGTCTGATTATGAAATTTGAGTATCAATGAAACAGCAGACTTTTCCTTTCCCACTATggttatttctttatatttttatgccttttttttctattgcatATTTCAGTACTGAGCATAGTTCTTTAAAAAAGCGTACAACAGAAAGAACTGATGTTTCCTGTAATTACAGGTCATACTAGAATTCATACATTTTCAGGTGACTGATATGGGGGAAATACCTCTGATTAAAGAATAGTTTATTTCCTATAAAATTAGGATTTCCAAATCCCTATATTCCTTCAGCAACAATAAAAGCAgtctttattttcttgctttataaACACTGTGTACTTTTGAGTAATGTAGCTCTTTTTGAACAAAGCTCCCTACCAGTCTGAATGGATGAATGGGCACAGCTCCACTGTGGAAGAGCTGTGTCAGTATTTGCAGGGAAGTTGGTTACTTCCTTTGGCTTAGCTGGCTATATTTGCCAGCCTTTATTTGCCCAGTGTTATATGGCAGTGAACCATTTCACTGAATGATGCTGCTCCTTCAGTATTAAAGACTGTATTTATTCTTTCCAGTTGATACCACTACACAGTATATAGGTTATCAGTTATATTTGCAAGTACTTACATCAGCGTATTCATGAAATGGAGAAAGGCCAAGTCCCTTCCAGTAAGAACTGGTGTCAAACTCAACCCTGTATATTCCTTCTACAAACTGTTCTTCTGTTGTGAGCTCATGGATCTCCCCATACTCTGTGGTTTTTCTGTAATGGTAAAATAtctacataaatattttctactgTCATTTAGATGCTAAACAGAAACAGTCGATGTGGAATATTAAATAACAGAAGTGCTGCACAGCCAAATTCTACATTGAGTAGTTTCTTATTATCTGAAATAATTCCCCCCTCCTATGTAGTGTGTGTTTCCATATTGCAGAGCCTGTCCTTGCTACCAACTCATCCATATACATCACAAATCAAAGCTGGCTggcttttttttggtcatttctgTTGCTATGGCAGGGATTATAGTTAAAAGCCCTTCTTTTAATATCATGTTTAACTTTTACCAAGTGCCCTCTGGAACCAAATGTTACTGCTTTAGGAAAAGGATTGTCATGATGAAAGGCAAGATGCAAATCTCAATTTATAATTAAAGAGAGATTTTAGTGGAAAATTATTCCCTAGTTATTAACACTAAGTCTATGGGTTTTACCCCTATACACTGATGCAGTTTTATGTGACCCTGGGTGGTAGTGTCTTGGAAAAGCAATTTAACATCACaagattttattaatttgaatTACAATGCCTTGGTCAAAGAGGAGGGTCCTCTTCCACTGGGTGCCGTATAAATGAGCAATAGAAATTCCCAGCTCAGAGAGATTATGTACTCAGCTTGTTACAAAAAATTGTGGGTGAATGAAGTCCAGAAGAAAGAAGGTAATATAGCTGCCATTACACTCTATTTGTTTGAAAAGTACAAGCTTTGTATGacactgtttaaatatttacataCTTAGCTCCTAAACCGCATTtatctcttttccctccttttatttctgaatttttgtccatatttttttctgctgaaaatatttatttgatattTACAGCTCTTCATAACCACGTGATGTAgttgaaggaaaaatgaagaaaaccttgACTTGAATAACTAGTGGAACTTTCTTGTCTTATGGCAAGGAGCAGCTGTCcagccagaaaacagaaagacttgaggaggaagagagggaggggagaaagcaGTGACATACTGCTTATCAGAAACAGAATCTGTTGTGCTattgcagcttttctttcccagcCACTGCTTACTCCATCTTATTTGTCATCTCTGGTTAATGGTGGTGAATGAAAGAAGTCTGTATGACAGAGCTTTTGCTTAAATTAAGAAGTAACAGGATTGAAAATCCCATGttaattttcaggttttcttaTATTTCAAGTTTAGCACTTTGAAGACTGACAAACGTCTCAATGCTCCAATACAAGTGAAATGAACTGTATCCAGTATTTTGTAGACCAAACCTGCAGAGAATCCAAGCCCTATTTGAAACACAGTTCATGGGCAATTTGTGTAcacatctgttttattttggtttaattaGTACTTCCTGGCATAAACTATATTGCCTTAGTAAAAGGCAATAGGTAAACAGATGAAGAATTAATTGGCAAGTGTCCTTGAAACCGTGAGACAGAATTGCTGAGATCCTGCAGGAGTGTTCAGAGTGCAAGTTAGCAATTCACATACATCTGCTTATAAGTTGGACAGTCTAGACACAAACCAATTACAAGGAAAAATGGTGTCTGCCTCAAAATCTTTGTTCAGGTAAACAAATAAGTTTTAGTTTGAAAAAGTGTGGGTATGGCTTGAATAGTGCTTTCCCTAATGGGTGCTGACCCAGAGTTGCAGATGTTAACCATCCAGAACAGTTGGGAAGCTGGAAACAAGAGTTCACTTGAAGACTCTTGCCCACTACCAGGAGTTAATGGCACTTTCTTGATTTTAGTTATTAAGTGGTAGCCAAGTGGTCTCACAAGTAAACCCTTCAGCTTTACTGTGGCATTGACAGCCAAGAGGACAGTGTGTGATTCAGAGCCTGGATGGGATTAGGACAAGGCAGAGGATGCCCTGCATTCAGCCCTGGTAGTGAAATGCTATAAGGGATTCCTTCTGAACAGCACTTGGATTTCTGGCTGAGTGGGGGAATAAATATAGTGTGGTTGCTTATTCTTAATAGGATGTGGACTGCCAGCATCTG
The DNA window shown above is from Strix aluco isolate bStrAlu1 chromosome 1, bStrAlu1.hap1, whole genome shotgun sequence and carries:
- the LOC141933180 gene encoding transthyretin, which produces MAFHSVLFVFLAGLVFFSEAAPLVSHGSVDSKCPLMVKVLDAVRGSPAANVAVKVFKKAADGSWQDFAAGKTTEYGEIHELTTEEQFVEGIYRVEFDTSSYWKGLGLSPFHEYADVVFTANDSGHRHYTIAALLSPFSYSTTAVVSDPQE